In the genome of Coraliomargarita algicola, one region contains:
- a CDS encoding GxxExxY protein, which produces MPISFSKIIQVTHQDDFHAIDHMVMKSAFEIHNEIGRLLDEKVYQRTLLHRLTSRGLQCELESEIRITHKEFQKSYFIDLIVDGVLFETKTTAQLKPQHEAQLLNYLLLTNTQHGKLINFRPNSVQSRFVSTTLRSSDRAKFKITAEDSAIAEVLHDLLSDLGTHLAINLYSDALRQLLDSELREISLSDAKKFIGVQAMPMLTNTEALIVIAIAQAQGIASYKKHLTRFLTIADLKSFNWINFNNRTITQSVLLRK; this is translated from the coding sequence ATGCCCATAAGTTTCTCAAAAATAATTCAGGTTACGCACCAGGATGATTTCCATGCGATTGATCACATGGTAATGAAATCGGCATTTGAGATACACAATGAGATCGGCCGATTACTGGATGAAAAAGTGTATCAGCGAACTTTATTGCATAGACTGACATCACGCGGACTACAATGCGAGTTAGAGTCTGAAATACGAATCACTCACAAAGAATTCCAAAAGTCCTATTTCATCGATCTAATTGTTGATGGTGTCCTATTCGAAACCAAAACCACTGCTCAATTAAAACCTCAGCATGAAGCACAACTATTAAACTACTTACTGCTAACAAATACACAACACGGTAAGCTTATCAATTTCCGCCCAAACTCAGTTCAAAGTAGGTTTGTATCCACAACACTCAGGTCATCCGATCGAGCAAAGTTTAAAATTACAGCAGAAGATTCAGCTATCGCCGAAGTCCTGCACGACCTGCTGTCGGACCTCGGCACTCACTTAGCGATCAACTTGTATAGTGACGCACTTCGTCAATTACTAGACAGTGAGCTCAGAGAAATCTCATTAAGCGATGCAAAGAAATTCATTGGAGTTCAAGCAATGCCAATGCTAACGAACACAGAAGCGCTCATAGTCATAGCTATCGCACAAGCACAAGGAATTGCTTCTTATAAAAAGCACCTGACACGTTTTTTGACCATAGCAGACCTCAAATCTTTCAATTGGATCAATTTCAACAATCGAACAATCACCCAATCGGTCCTCCTACGAAAATAG
- a CDS encoding PD-(D/E)XK nuclease family protein — protein MDTLPIEVWTYGDAELFDSWGRPLTEFWNQRALDFEGWNCQLKASPEPKAAATEVAAMTTNAKPESILIGLADSDLAPLLADELTRKNIPHYDPEGTPLHLGGIGRLTELLCQLSQEANIANVRTLLQHPDCFAYIQASDSQPHLLRKLDQCFERHLCADLDALIQFTDDARLRGALKALKSLQYSIKQAKHFSQGLSNALKDIYADVEIDTGESSKPWRERAEAVRQLLAEVATAEDTFPKLSTDLARSLVLQGLRKAKVHPDRPRQAHDLLGWLELLWNDAPQLVLMGLNEGKVPESVIGDAFLPETMRALFGLRTNEQRFARDAYLMEAICRRRTGERGQVDILVPQKAADGSPVKPSRLLFLGSADTLLPRTRTLFAQSDTNEPPTDYSIPWKLSPPPGLPLPERISVSALKSYLECPFRFFLRHIMHMRPIDLESREMSPAAFGTLLHAILAELKGLSIDSQTKPSDLIAKLHAIAENEIEHKFGRELSFALRLQKEAILARIQAYVERQIEDVRTNGSIQILHTESKFSAKLEGIELRGVIDRIDQRGDRIELTDYKTADSPKSPEKAHLAPLARKEPPAHLPEEAFFEHGNKRYRWIDLQLPLYVYSQLEAGKERPRVAYINLAKTLEKSEIAPWEDFTQSHVDSAIACAEALIRQIKAGVFWPPNPDLREDYDDFAPLFPDGIENSVKAEAFQNYQFTKTNDMAESL, from the coding sequence GTGGATACACTGCCCATCGAAGTCTGGACCTATGGCGACGCCGAGCTCTTTGATTCATGGGGACGCCCACTCACTGAATTCTGGAATCAGCGCGCGCTGGATTTCGAAGGTTGGAACTGCCAACTCAAAGCCAGCCCCGAGCCCAAGGCAGCCGCCACCGAAGTCGCGGCAATGACCACCAACGCAAAACCGGAATCGATTCTCATTGGTCTCGCCGATAGCGATCTAGCTCCGCTGCTGGCCGACGAACTAACGCGCAAGAACATTCCGCACTACGACCCCGAAGGTACGCCCCTGCACCTTGGAGGCATTGGCCGACTCACCGAACTCCTCTGCCAACTCAGTCAGGAAGCCAACATTGCCAACGTGCGCACACTACTGCAGCACCCCGATTGCTTCGCCTATATTCAAGCCAGCGATTCGCAGCCACACTTACTGCGCAAACTCGACCAGTGCTTCGAACGCCACCTGTGCGCCGATCTGGATGCACTCATTCAATTTACCGACGATGCACGCCTGCGCGGCGCTCTCAAAGCGCTCAAAAGCCTGCAATATTCCATCAAACAAGCCAAACACTTTAGCCAAGGTCTATCCAACGCACTCAAAGACATTTATGCCGATGTCGAAATCGACACCGGCGAGTCCTCCAAGCCATGGCGTGAACGTGCAGAGGCCGTGAGACAACTTCTCGCGGAAGTTGCCACCGCTGAAGACACTTTTCCCAAACTCTCGACAGACCTGGCACGTAGTCTGGTGCTACAAGGTCTGCGCAAAGCCAAAGTGCACCCCGACCGCCCACGCCAGGCACACGACTTACTCGGCTGGCTCGAACTACTTTGGAACGACGCACCGCAACTCGTCTTAATGGGCCTGAACGAAGGTAAAGTGCCCGAATCAGTCATCGGCGATGCCTTTCTCCCAGAAACGATGCGCGCCCTATTCGGCCTGCGCACCAATGAACAGCGCTTCGCTCGCGACGCCTATCTAATGGAGGCGATCTGCCGCCGCCGCACCGGTGAGCGCGGCCAGGTGGACATATTGGTGCCACAAAAAGCCGCCGATGGCAGCCCCGTCAAACCCTCGCGCCTACTCTTTCTTGGCAGTGCCGACACCCTACTCCCACGCACGCGTACACTCTTTGCCCAGTCCGATACGAACGAGCCCCCCACCGATTACTCCATCCCTTGGAAGTTGAGCCCCCCACCAGGTCTCCCCCTGCCCGAGCGCATTTCAGTCAGCGCCCTAAAAAGCTATCTCGAATGCCCCTTCCGCTTTTTCCTGCGGCACATCATGCACATGCGCCCAATCGACCTAGAGTCCCGTGAAATGAGTCCCGCCGCCTTCGGCACCTTGCTGCACGCCATTCTAGCCGAGCTCAAAGGCCTCAGCATTGATTCACAAACTAAGCCATCCGATCTAATCGCCAAACTACATGCGATTGCCGAAAACGAAATCGAGCACAAATTTGGACGAGAACTCTCCTTCGCATTACGCCTACAGAAAGAAGCCATCCTGGCACGTATCCAAGCCTACGTAGAGCGACAAATCGAAGACGTCCGCACAAACGGAAGTATTCAAATCCTCCATACAGAATCCAAGTTTTCCGCCAAGCTCGAGGGCATCGAGCTAAGAGGAGTGATCGACCGCATCGATCAGCGCGGCGATCGCATCGAGTTAACCGACTACAAAACTGCCGACAGCCCCAAGAGCCCCGAAAAAGCGCACCTCGCCCCCCTGGCACGCAAAGAGCCTCCCGCACACCTGCCTGAGGAAGCCTTCTTCGAACATGGCAACAAACGCTACCGTTGGATCGACCTACAGTTGCCGCTCTATGTGTATTCCCAATTAGAAGCCGGCAAAGAACGTCCCCGCGTAGCCTATATCAACTTAGCCAAAACCTTAGAAAAAAGTGAAATCGCCCCCTGGGAGGACTTCACTCAGAGCCACGTAGACTCCGCCATCGCATGTGCCGAAGCCCTGATACGCCAGATCAAAGCAGGCGTATTCTGGCCCCCCAATCCCGACCTAAGAGAGGATTACGACGACTTCGCCCCCCTCTTCCCCGACGGCATAGAAAACTCCGTAAAAGCCGAAGCCTTCCAAAACTACCAATTCACGAAAACAAATGATATGGCAGAATCATTATAG
- a CDS encoding UvrD-helicase domain-containing protein, with protein sequence MNSLQHIAISASAGSGKTYQLTNRFIYLLHLAEQPERIIALTFTRTAAGEFFHKIIEKLSDAASAPQTAAQLSAELQIDADATRYHHLLRILISRMHQLNLQTLDSFFFRVVSAFALELGLSGSLNLLDETSEPRLRNEVRDSIVHRPGELNEELHEFWQAFKQATYGHDARKVESIVSDFIEQLYNLYLDAPQATLWGEAARIWPQGCPWTCAQAPDWDQLANSLRAAVPEDFMKSQKNDFESAATKVQNYPVKEELNTLLNNAFAVAPDILAGRAILKVRKEIDLPAPLCTALADILKAIVWHHLQRALQNTQGVYRILEAYHQNYDRLVRRPGRLAFADLTHLLSPKLSAPPWVSKTAMPVN encoded by the coding sequence GTGAACTCACTTCAACACATCGCGATTTCCGCTTCCGCTGGCTCGGGTAAGACTTACCAGCTGACCAACCGTTTCATCTACCTGCTACACCTCGCCGAACAGCCGGAACGTATTATCGCACTCACCTTTACCCGCACCGCTGCCGGCGAGTTCTTTCATAAAATCATCGAGAAACTCAGCGACGCCGCCAGCGCCCCCCAAACGGCCGCCCAGCTCTCCGCAGAACTACAAATCGACGCCGACGCTACACGCTATCACCATTTGCTGCGCATTTTAATTAGCCGCATGCACCAACTCAACCTGCAGACGCTCGACAGCTTTTTCTTTCGCGTTGTCTCCGCCTTTGCACTGGAACTCGGCCTATCCGGCAGCCTCAACCTACTTGACGAAACCTCCGAGCCGCGCCTGCGCAATGAAGTGCGCGACAGCATCGTACATCGCCCCGGCGAGCTGAACGAAGAACTACACGAATTTTGGCAGGCCTTCAAACAGGCCACCTACGGACACGATGCACGCAAAGTCGAATCCATTGTTTCCGATTTCATCGAACAGCTCTACAATCTCTATCTGGACGCCCCTCAAGCCACACTCTGGGGCGAAGCCGCACGTATCTGGCCACAAGGTTGTCCCTGGACCTGTGCTCAGGCACCCGACTGGGATCAATTGGCCAACAGCCTGCGCGCTGCCGTGCCCGAGGACTTTATGAAGTCGCAAAAAAACGACTTCGAGAGCGCCGCGACCAAGGTGCAAAACTACCCAGTCAAAGAAGAGCTCAATACCTTGCTCAATAACGCCTTTGCCGTGGCACCAGACATCCTGGCTGGGCGAGCCATTCTCAAAGTGCGCAAGGAGATCGACCTGCCGGCCCCGCTCTGCACGGCCCTAGCCGACATTTTAAAGGCCATCGTCTGGCATCATTTACAACGCGCCCTACAAAACACTCAAGGCGTCTATCGCATTCTTGAGGCCTACCACCAAAACTACGACCGCTTGGTGCGCCGCCCGGGGCGACTCGCCTTTGCCGACCTCACGCACTTGCTCTCCCCGAAACTCTCGGCTCCCCCATGGGTGTCGAAGACAGCAATGCCCGTGAATTGA
- a CDS encoding O-acetylhomoserine aminocarboxypropyltransferase/cysteine synthase produces the protein MTTQSTPGLGTLALHAGHTPDKDTGSRAVPIYQTTSYMFNDTAHAARLFGLEELGNIYTRIMNPTTDVLEKRVAALEGGVGALAHSSGQAAITSAILNIASAGDNIVSAAQLYGGTYTLFKYTLPKLGIEVRFADATDPASFAPLIDDKTKAIYGDTVGNPSLNIFPFEEVSAIAKEAKLPLIIDSTVASPVVCRPLEHGANIVVHSLTKFIGGHGTSIGGIVVDGGNFDWGSGRFSEFTEPDPSYHGLVHWDAFGAFEPAGGANIAYIMKMRLQWLRDVGNCASPFNSFMHIMGLETLHLRMERHCENALKVAEFLDAHEAVSWVNYPGLKNSPHHSAAQKYFAPGQFGAMVGFGVKGGLETGGKFIDKLKLFSHLANIGDAKSLAIHPATTTHSQLTEAQQIAAGVTPDFVRLSVGIEDIDDLLADLDQALKA, from the coding sequence ATGACAACACAAAGCACCCCCGGCCTCGGCACACTCGCACTCCACGCAGGACATACGCCCGATAAAGACACTGGATCACGCGCAGTCCCGATTTATCAAACGACCAGCTACATGTTCAACGACACCGCACACGCGGCGCGTCTCTTCGGTCTCGAAGAGTTGGGTAATATCTATACCCGCATCATGAACCCGACCACCGACGTGCTCGAAAAACGCGTCGCCGCACTCGAGGGGGGCGTGGGAGCACTCGCTCACTCCAGCGGCCAAGCTGCCATCACCAGTGCCATCTTAAATATTGCTTCGGCTGGCGACAATATCGTCTCCGCAGCGCAACTCTACGGCGGCACGTATACACTATTCAAATACACACTGCCCAAGCTTGGCATCGAAGTGCGCTTCGCCGATGCCACCGATCCGGCCAGCTTCGCGCCCTTGATCGACGACAAGACCAAAGCCATTTACGGCGACACCGTCGGCAATCCCAGCCTCAACATCTTCCCATTTGAAGAAGTCTCTGCGATCGCCAAAGAGGCCAAACTGCCCCTCATCATTGATAGCACAGTCGCCTCCCCGGTGGTCTGCCGCCCGCTCGAGCACGGTGCCAACATCGTGGTGCACAGCTTGACCAAATTCATCGGCGGGCACGGCACCAGCATCGGTGGCATTGTCGTCGACGGTGGCAACTTCGACTGGGGCAGCGGCCGCTTCAGCGAATTCACAGAGCCCGACCCCAGCTACCACGGCCTCGTGCACTGGGATGCCTTCGGCGCCTTCGAACCAGCCGGTGGCGCCAACATCGCCTACATCATGAAGATGCGCCTGCAATGGCTGCGCGATGTCGGTAACTGTGCTTCTCCCTTTAACTCTTTCATGCACATTATGGGACTCGAAACGCTTCACTTGCGCATGGAACGCCACTGTGAGAATGCACTCAAAGTCGCCGAATTCTTAGATGCACACGAAGCCGTCAGTTGGGTCAACTACCCCGGCCTCAAAAACAGCCCACACCACAGTGCAGCTCAAAAGTATTTTGCTCCCGGTCAGTTCGGCGCCATGGTAGGCTTCGGCGTGAAAGGCGGTCTGGAAACTGGCGGCAAATTCATTGATAAACTGAAGCTCTTCAGCCACCTCGCAAATATCGGAGACGCCAAGTCACTGGCCATCCACCCCGCCACGACCACACACTCACAGTTGACCGAGGCGCAGCAAATTGCGGCAGGTGTCACACCGGACTTCGTGCGTCTCTCCGTCGGCATCGAAGACATCGACGACTTGCTAGCCGACCTCGATCAAGCGCTCAAAGCCTAA